CATCCGGTGCCTCGATGATGATGTTGGAACCATCGAGACCCGGGAAATGGCCGCCGCCGCTGGCACGGTAATTGTTGGTGGCAACGATGAATTTTGCCTTGGGGTCGATCGGCTTGCCATTGAAGCGCAGGTTCTTGATGCGATGCGCTTCCTGGTTCACCACTTCGCCATTCTTGTTGTAGCGGGCCGGTTCGCTGACATCGATCTCATAGGTGACGCCATCGATGACATCGTAGTTATAGCTGGGGAATTTGGGGTTCAACAGCGGCTGTTCGCCGCCGTCGGCTGAAATCCGGTTGAAGGCGCCAGCCGACATTTCCAGCCATTCCCGCACCGTTGCGCCATCAATCAGAACCGCACGCAACGTGTTGGGGTAGATGTAGAGATCAGCCACATTCTTTAGTGCGATCGCGCCCGGTTCGATGTTGGTGTAATAGTCCGGCCCGCCACGACCGCCAGCCTTGAAGGGCGCACCGGCGGACAGCACGGGGATGCCGTCATATTCACTGCCCTTTGTCAGGCGCTCCACATACCATTTCTGTGCGTTTGTCACGATCTGGATGCTGGGGTCGTCCTGGACCAGGGCAAAATAGCTGTGGATGCGTGCCGTAGTCTCGCCCACGCCTTCGCGCATATAGGCGATGGTCGCCTCATGCTCTTGTTTGATTGCGTCCAGGATATCCTGTTCCGCCTTGACCAGCGGGATGGCCTTGCGTCCTTCTCGTTTGTAGATGGCGCGGGTCTTGCCCGACGCATCTGCGACCGTCCATTTGCCCTTCGCATCCACATCCAGTGTCATATCGACCAAACCCAGATGGCTGCCCCAAAAACCGGGCATGACCACCGGAATACCATTGATGCTGCCCTTGGCGAGGTCAACGCCGGGCAGGTCTTTATACCCGTCGGAGGGGAAAACCTGATGGGCGTGACCGGTCAGGATCGCGTCGATTCCCGGAACCTTGGACAGGTAATAGGCGGCGTTTTCG
The Aestuariispira ectoiniformans genome window above contains:
- a CDS encoding bifunctional 2',3'-cyclic-nucleotide 2'-phosphodiesterase/3'-nucleotidase: MKRLGLSFTAALLLGSASSAFAATVDLRIMETTDIHVHLADYDYYRDRHSDTHGLAKTAKLIRDARAEATNSILIDNGDLIQGNPLGDYMAKEHGLKAGEVHPVYKAMNLLDYDAGNLGNHEFNYGLDFLKESINDANFPYVSSNIYKPDGDDDLSNNDPYFTPYILLDREVTDHDGKKHTLKIGVIGFVPPQIMQWDKTNLDGKVVTGDIVEAAKRFVPEMKAKGADIVIAVPHSGLTAVTEQGMDENAAYYLSKVPGIDAILTGHAHQVFPSDGYKDLPGVDLAKGSINGIPVVMPGFWGSHLGLVDMTLDVDAKGKWTVADASGKTRAIYKREGRKAIPLVKAEQDILDAIKQEHEATIAYMREGVGETTARIHSYFALVQDDPSIQIVTNAQKWYVERLTKGSEYDGIPVLSAGAPFKAGGRGGPDYYTNIEPGAIALKNVADLYIYPNTLRAVLIDGATVREWLEMSAGAFNRISADGGEQPLLNPKFPSYNYDVIDGVTYEIDVSEPARYNKNGEVVNQEAHRIKNLRFNGKPIDPKAKFIVATNNYRASGGGHFPGLDGSNIIIEAPDENRTVLANYIFSLGTLDPSADNNWTFKDLPGDVQVTFESSPAAADVIVSDKIKVLGQGENGFSKFGLNL